GCGCATCGATGACCCTTTTCCCCGGCTCAACGATCGCCCTCTTTATCCCGAGCTCCCGAGCGACGCTGTCCTTGAGCCCTTTTTCGCCATCCGTCGCCACCGCGACCCTAAAAGGCCCGATGCCAAAGGCCATTATCCCTTCCCTTGGGCCGCCCTCTTGAGCTCCTCGATGCGCTTGGCCAAATCCGCCAGCTCCGCCTCTAAATCCCTCCTGAGATCCTCGAGAGCCCTCAGCTCCTCGCTTGGATCCATTCTATGCGGATAAGGCGCCGGATACCACCAGCCACAACCCCTCGCCCATGCGGGGGGCCATGGATGCCTCGGGCACCACCATCCCCTAGGCCAATATCGCCAACCCATTGCCATCACCATTTGGGGATATATCACGAATGAAAAGGTATTTAAATTTTGTGATTAATCCCATAAATATGCCCGGTTGGTGCTGGAGGCATAGGCACGGCAGGATCGGGCGGCCCCC
This region of Candidatus Bathyarchaeia archaeon genomic DNA includes:
- a CDS encoding DUF5320 domain-containing protein; translated protein: MGWRYWPRGWWCPRHPWPPAWARGCGWWYPAPYPHRMDPSEELRALEDLRRDLEAELADLAKRIEELKRAAQGKG